In Kineococcus sp. NBC_00420, a single genomic region encodes these proteins:
- a CDS encoding carbohydrate ABC transporter permease — protein MSAPELVRSGSTRGRGRHGDTLVVQKPRRSRQWVLGRVVTHGCIIIGVVFALFPFYWLLVMSTSTTAQIFGYPPRLIPSTHLLENLRNVVTSVDLPSSLLNSFVVSGSLAVLVVLFDSLAAFAFAKFRFPGRNVLFTVLLATFLVPGNLSLVPSFILMSKLGWVGDLQALIVPGIANAFGIFLLRQFATASIPDELVEAATLDGAGFFRTWWSVAIPMLRGGLAFLGIFTFVTAWNDYVWPLVVLVNPQRQTLQTALAQLNSVYTTDYGMIMAGAVVSVVPLIGIFLIGSRHFIANIAAGALKG, from the coding sequence ATGAGCGCACCCGAACTGGTCCGGTCCGGCTCCACGCGCGGGCGTGGCCGCCACGGCGACACCCTCGTCGTCCAGAAACCGCGTCGAAGCCGTCAGTGGGTCCTGGGTCGCGTCGTCACCCACGGCTGCATCATCATCGGGGTCGTCTTCGCCCTGTTCCCGTTCTACTGGCTGCTCGTCATGTCGACCAGCACCACGGCGCAGATCTTCGGGTACCCGCCCCGGCTCATCCCCAGCACGCACCTGCTGGAGAACCTGCGCAACGTCGTCACGAGCGTGGACCTGCCGAGCTCGCTGCTGAACTCGTTCGTCGTCTCCGGGTCGCTCGCGGTCCTCGTCGTGCTCTTCGACTCCCTCGCCGCGTTCGCCTTCGCGAAGTTCCGCTTCCCCGGTCGCAACGTGCTGTTCACGGTCCTGCTGGCGACCTTCCTCGTCCCGGGCAACCTCTCCCTCGTCCCGAGCTTCATCCTGATGTCGAAGCTCGGCTGGGTCGGTGACCTCCAGGCCCTCATCGTCCCCGGCATCGCCAACGCCTTCGGGATCTTCCTGCTGCGCCAGTTCGCCACCGCCTCGATCCCGGACGAGCTCGTCGAGGCGGCGACCCTCGACGGCGCCGGGTTCTTCCGCACCTGGTGGTCGGTCGCCATCCCGATGCTGCGTGGTGGTCTCGCGTTCCTCGGGATCTTCACCTTCGTGACGGCCTGGAACGACTACGTCTGGCCACTGGTCGTCCTGGTGAACCCGCAACGACAGACCCTGCAGACGGCGCTGGCCCAGTTGAACTCGGTCTACACGACCGACTACGGGATGATCATGGCCGGCGCCGTGGTCAGCGTCGTCCCCCTCATCGGGATCTTCCTCATCGGCTCGCGGCACTTCATCGCCAACATCGCGGCCGGAGCGCTCAAGGGCTGA
- a CDS encoding DNA polymerase domain-containing protein yields MASPQIVLELAGREVTVTNPDKVVFPQTGTTKLDLIRYYLSVADGALRGVRGRPMVLKRFVKGIEAEAVFQKRAPEKRPDWIEVAELHYARGTSAAETVVRDEASLAWVVNLGCLDLNPHPVLAEDLDHPVELRIDLDPMPGVDWHQIVDVAFVAREVLADHGLSAWPKTSGSRGFHVYAPIDPVWSYPQVRLAAETVAREVENRAGGLATSRWWKEERGEGVFVDFNQNAKDRTVASAYSVRALPDGRVSTPLTWDEVRDVRPEDHTVLTVPRRVADLGGDPWAGTDGVGGSLEGLLDLADRLGPAEKAPKGTGSRTKTMPLIEIARARTRPEVLAGLEAWKARHPDVVPMLTESDVLLDGMRGSSSLWYRIRVNLQHVPEADRPEQAELEVDYDPWEKYRGGQSRR; encoded by the coding sequence GTGGCGTCCCCGCAGATCGTCCTCGAACTCGCCGGCCGCGAGGTCACGGTCACGAACCCGGACAAGGTGGTCTTCCCGCAGACCGGGACGACGAAGCTCGACCTGATCCGCTACTACCTCTCCGTCGCCGACGGCGCGCTGCGGGGCGTGCGCGGACGGCCGATGGTCCTCAAGCGGTTCGTGAAGGGCATCGAGGCCGAGGCGGTGTTCCAGAAGCGGGCGCCGGAGAAACGCCCCGACTGGATCGAAGTCGCGGAACTGCACTACGCGCGGGGGACCTCCGCGGCCGAGACGGTCGTGCGCGACGAGGCCTCCCTGGCCTGGGTCGTCAACCTCGGTTGTCTGGACCTCAACCCGCACCCCGTGCTCGCCGAGGACCTCGACCACCCGGTGGAACTGCGCATCGACCTCGACCCGATGCCCGGCGTGGACTGGCACCAGATCGTCGACGTCGCGTTCGTGGCACGCGAGGTGCTGGCCGACCACGGGTTGAGCGCGTGGCCCAAGACGTCGGGGTCCCGGGGTTTCCACGTCTACGCCCCGATCGATCCCGTGTGGTCCTACCCGCAGGTGCGGCTCGCGGCCGAGACCGTGGCCCGCGAGGTCGAGAACCGGGCCGGCGGGTTGGCGACGAGCCGGTGGTGGAAGGAGGAACGCGGTGAGGGCGTCTTCGTCGACTTCAACCAGAACGCCAAGGACCGCACGGTCGCCTCGGCGTACTCCGTCCGCGCCCTCCCCGACGGCCGGGTGTCGACCCCGCTGACCTGGGACGAGGTGCGCGACGTGCGCCCCGAGGACCACACCGTCCTCACGGTGCCGCGGCGCGTCGCGGACCTCGGCGGTGATCCGTGGGCCGGCACGGACGGGGTCGGGGGTTCCCTGGAGGGGCTGCTCGACCTCGCCGACCGGCTGGGTCCGGCGGAGAAGGCCCCCAAGGGCACGGGGTCCCGGACGAAGACGATGCCGCTCATCGAGATCGCCCGCGCGCGGACGAGACCCGAGGTCCTCGCCGGGCTGGAGGCGTGGAAGGCCAGGCACCCCGACGTCGTGCCGATGCTCACCGAGTCCGACGTCCTGCTCGACGGGATGCGCGGCAGCAGTTCGCTCTGGTACCGGATCCGGGTGAACCTGCAGCACGTCCCCGAGGCGGACCGTCCGGAACAGGCCGAGCTCGAGGTCGACTACGACCCGTGGGAGAAGTACCGCGGCGGGCAGTCCCGCCGCTGA
- a CDS encoding transporter substrate-binding domain-containing protein, which produces MRRRTLGTISALALAGLLAACGGGDTAGSTDDSLSFGTEGTYAPFSYHDPKTNKLTGYDVDVAEAVGKQLGRKVEFSENTFDSLFAGMEAKRYDGVANQVSITDARKAKYVFSTPYTVSTGVVVTRADDTSVTSLADIKGKTSAQSTTSNWAQTATDAGAKVEAVEGLTQAMTLLKQGRVDVTVNDQLAVLDYLKTSGDTGVKIAAKTDDQTEQAFVFRKDEADTAQQVSDALAKLKADGTLATISQKWFGQDVSGPAAG; this is translated from the coding sequence ATGCGACGCAGGACCCTCGGCACCATCAGCGCACTCGCCCTCGCGGGCCTCCTGGCCGCGTGCGGAGGCGGCGACACCGCGGGCTCCACCGACGACTCGCTGAGCTTCGGCACGGAAGGCACCTACGCCCCGTTCAGCTACCACGACCCGAAGACCAACAAGCTCACCGGCTACGACGTCGACGTCGCCGAGGCCGTCGGGAAGCAACTGGGCCGCAAGGTCGAGTTCTCGGAGAACACCTTCGACTCCCTCTTCGCCGGCATGGAGGCCAAGCGCTACGACGGCGTGGCCAACCAGGTGTCCATCACCGACGCGCGCAAGGCGAAGTACGTCTTCTCCACCCCCTACACGGTGTCCACGGGCGTCGTGGTGACCCGCGCGGACGACACCTCGGTGACCTCGCTGGCCGACATCAAGGGCAAGACGTCCGCGCAGTCGACGACGAGCAACTGGGCCCAGACCGCGACCGACGCCGGCGCGAAGGTCGAGGCCGTCGAGGGCCTGACCCAGGCCATGACCCTGCTCAAGCAGGGCCGCGTCGACGTCACCGTCAACGACCAGCTCGCCGTCCTCGACTACCTCAAGACCTCCGGGGACACCGGGGTGAAGATCGCCGCGAAGACCGACGACCAGACCGAGCAGGCCTTCGTCTTCCGCAAGGACGAGGCCGACACCGCCCAGCAGGTCAGCGACGCACTGGCCAAGCTGAAGGCGGACGGCACCCTGGCCACCATCTCGCAGAAGTGGTTCGGCCAGGACGTCTCCGGCCCGGCCGCCGGCTGA
- a CDS encoding Uma2 family endonuclease, translating into MSTTTYVVHGDALDLWIAERRRLGLDARDEVWNGVHHVVPRARASRGALSHRLGARLHDRAEARGLVTLGEFNLGTEGDYRIPDMGWIATGFSADQLGLYVPTVDVVVEMVSPGDSDSGATEEKIPWYLGRAVREVWKITPAAETVEVVGSGGPRPRSDAFDLSAADIRGLLGWA; encoded by the coding sequence GTGAGCACCACCACGTACGTCGTCCACGGCGACGCGCTGGACCTGTGGATCGCCGAACGCCGCCGTCTCGGCCTGGACGCACGCGACGAGGTCTGGAACGGGGTCCACCACGTGGTACCGCGCGCTCGCGCCTCCCGCGGCGCGCTGTCTCACCGCCTCGGTGCGCGTCTTCATGACCGCGCTGAGGCCCGGGGACTGGTCACGCTAGGCGAGTTCAACCTGGGGACCGAAGGCGACTACCGCATTCCGGACATGGGGTGGATCGCGACTGGGTTCTCCGCTGATCAGCTGGGCTTGTACGTCCCCACCGTCGACGTCGTCGTCGAGATGGTCTCTCCAGGCGACAGTGACAGCGGTGCGACGGAAGAGAAGATTCCCTGGTACCTGGGGCGGGCCGTTCGCGAGGTCTGGAAGATCACCCCGGCCGCCGAGACGGTCGAGGTCGTCGGTAGCGGTGGTCCCCGCCCGAGGAGCGACGCCTTCGACCTGAGCGCCGCCGACATCAGGGGCCTGCTGGGCTGGGCCTGA
- a CDS encoding ABC transporter substrate-binding protein yields the protein MSRRRVLQGGLAAAAGIPLTASLAGCGSGTSISSNPNELVLWYWNRSIAPTLLATAAKGIPGTDRKLRADVLGGAFDTKLRTSFAAQAYIPDLTAVNSNAALYFPSEDQFFNLDDYGAQDYKDDYYDWKWNLGRTPSGRFLFFPMDTGPTGFFYRADLFAAAGLPSEPADVSAAVRTWEEWIALGAKLRETSDVALATNAVMVFNQYVNASPQRYFDSDDKPLFHSSDSAIKKAWDTAVAAIAAKVTRNLQLDTEQNAAWNSGKLGANIEGAWWMKVLTDTAPQTSGKWRIAQQPGDPGNSGGSFLAVPKSCKDPAAALDFARWLTTPENQAQSYNEIQLFPSAPAAFDLGTMADAGGFYGDQDPLEFFSTAAQKVPTTFISTYENLTTSFTDQLRVVESAGKNPDDAWGDAVAAIDKLLKKRGVL from the coding sequence TTGTCCCGACGCCGCGTGCTGCAGGGCGGCCTGGCCGCCGCCGCGGGGATCCCGCTGACCGCATCCCTCGCGGGGTGCGGATCGGGGACCTCCATCTCCAGCAACCCGAACGAACTGGTGCTCTGGTACTGGAACCGCTCGATCGCCCCCACCCTCCTCGCGACGGCGGCGAAGGGGATCCCGGGGACGGACCGGAAGCTGCGGGCCGACGTCCTGGGCGGGGCGTTCGACACCAAGCTGCGGACCAGCTTCGCCGCCCAGGCCTACATCCCGGACCTCACGGCCGTGAACTCCAACGCCGCGCTGTACTTCCCCAGCGAGGACCAGTTCTTCAACCTCGACGACTACGGGGCCCAGGACTACAAGGACGACTACTACGACTGGAAGTGGAACCTCGGCCGCACCCCCTCGGGCCGCTTCCTCTTCTTCCCGATGGACACCGGTCCGACCGGGTTCTTCTACCGGGCCGACCTCTTCGCCGCCGCCGGGCTGCCCTCGGAACCGGCCGACGTGAGTGCGGCGGTCCGGACCTGGGAGGAGTGGATCGCCCTGGGGGCGAAACTGCGCGAGACCAGCGACGTCGCCCTCGCCACCAACGCGGTCATGGTCTTCAACCAGTACGTCAACGCCTCACCGCAACGGTACTTCGACTCCGACGACAAACCCCTCTTCCACTCCTCCGACTCCGCGATCAAGAAGGCGTGGGACACCGCCGTCGCCGCCATCGCCGCGAAGGTGACGCGCAACCTGCAGCTGGACACCGAGCAGAACGCCGCCTGGAACAGCGGCAAGCTCGGTGCGAACATCGAGGGCGCCTGGTGGATGAAGGTCCTCACCGACACCGCCCCCCAGACCTCGGGGAAGTGGCGCATCGCGCAGCAGCCCGGCGACCCCGGCAACAGCGGCGGATCCTTCCTGGCCGTCCCCAAGTCCTGCAAGGACCCCGCGGCCGCCCTCGACTTCGCCCGCTGGCTGACGACCCCGGAGAACCAGGCGCAGTCCTACAACGAGATCCAGCTGTTCCCCTCCGCGCCCGCGGCGTTCGACCTGGGCACCATGGCGGACGCCGGTGGTTTCTACGGCGACCAGGACCCGCTGGAGTTCTTCAGCACCGCCGCGCAGAAGGTGCCGACCACGTTCATCAGCACCTACGAGAACCTCACGACGTCCTTCACCGACCAGCTGCGCGTGGTCGAGTCCGCCGGGAAGAACCCCGACGACGCCTGGGGCGACGCCGTGGCCGCCATCGACAAGCTGCTCAAGAAGCGAGGTGTCCTCTGA
- a CDS encoding LacI family DNA-binding transcriptional regulator: MSAGQDERVVRRARRASATIEDVAQAAGVSRQTVTRAMNAMDGISQATKARVLAAAKELHYRPSRFGRGLARATHDTLGLVVSDLANPYYPEFAAATVRYAGELGWNVVLVDTVHATDRDRVLRDLASQVDAVLGYLGDSDVWADALAGMTVVSIDPPAAGLLPTTSGVSLDPRPALREAAAHLASVGVRDVAIVDGDREREVSTRAAIIASALGAEGMDVRFVFAGAQDVEAGRWAARELIAGGLPDAVFAWNDILAVGALATFTEQGISVPDEVRVVGIDGLSLGTFMTPQLTTLAVDMAEVARLAVDLAVAALDPVHPAEPEVRWVEHVFTPRGSA; encoded by the coding sequence GTGAGCGCTGGACAGGACGAACGCGTCGTGCGCCGTGCCCGGCGGGCCTCGGCCACGATCGAGGACGTCGCGCAGGCGGCGGGGGTGTCGCGTCAGACCGTCACCCGGGCCATGAACGCCATGGACGGGATCAGCCAGGCCACCAAGGCCCGCGTCCTGGCTGCGGCCAAGGAACTGCACTACCGGCCCTCGCGGTTCGGGCGCGGTCTGGCCCGGGCCACCCACGACACGCTCGGTCTCGTCGTCTCCGACCTGGCCAACCCCTACTACCCCGAGTTCGCCGCGGCAACCGTCCGCTACGCGGGGGAGCTGGGCTGGAACGTCGTGCTCGTCGACACCGTCCACGCCACGGACCGGGACCGCGTCCTGCGGGACCTGGCCAGCCAGGTCGACGCCGTCCTCGGCTACCTGGGGGACAGTGACGTGTGGGCCGACGCCCTCGCCGGGATGACCGTCGTGAGCATCGACCCGCCGGCCGCTGGTCTGCTGCCCACCACCAGCGGTGTCTCGCTCGACCCGCGACCGGCGCTGCGGGAGGCCGCGGCCCACCTCGCCTCGGTCGGCGTCCGCGACGTCGCCATCGTCGACGGTGACCGCGAGCGCGAGGTCAGCACCCGCGCCGCGATCATCGCCTCCGCGTTGGGGGCCGAGGGGATGGACGTGCGGTTCGTCTTCGCCGGGGCCCAGGACGTGGAGGCCGGCCGGTGGGCGGCGCGTGAGCTCATCGCCGGTGGGTTGCCCGACGCGGTGTTCGCGTGGAACGACATCCTCGCCGTCGGTGCGCTGGCGACGTTCACCGAGCAGGGCATCTCGGTGCCGGACGAGGTCCGGGTCGTGGGGATCGACGGGCTGTCCCTGGGCACGTTCATGACCCCGCAGCTCACGACGCTCGCCGTCGACATGGCCGAGGTCGCGCGGCTCGCCGTCGACCTCGCCGTCGCCGCCCTCGACCCCGTGCACCCCGCGGAACCCGAGGTCCGCTGGGTGGAGCACGTCTTCACCCCGCGCGGGTCCGCCTGA
- a CDS encoding PhzF family phenazine biosynthesis protein, producing the protein MDVLRYAAFTTDPAGGNPAGIVLDAVDATAGEMLAVAADVGYAETAFVVDVAHGVERRFGLRYFSPHAEVPFCGHATVATAVALAERHGAGPFTFQTPVGLVALETHLTDGVATASFTSVEPAVEELPDATLSEVLDLLGLRRADLDADHPPRLAAAGNPHPVLVLRDGPTFDGFRFDPVRARQVLDAHGWPATVSVLHRREPGVFEARNLFPVGGIAEDPATGSAAAAFGGYLRALGLVHPPERVTIHQGRHVGRPGVLTVDVPATGGIVVTGSAVPIA; encoded by the coding sequence GTGGACGTCCTGCGTTACGCCGCCTTCACCACGGACCCGGCGGGGGGGAACCCCGCGGGCATCGTCCTCGACGCCGTCGACGCGACCGCCGGGGAGATGCTCGCCGTCGCCGCGGACGTGGGCTACGCCGAGACCGCCTTCGTCGTCGACGTCGCGCACGGCGTGGAACGGCGGTTCGGGTTGCGCTACTTCTCCCCGCACGCGGAGGTCCCCTTCTGCGGGCACGCGACCGTGGCGACGGCCGTCGCCCTCGCCGAACGCCACGGGGCGGGACCCTTCACCTTCCAGACCCCGGTCGGGCTCGTGGCCCTGGAGACCCACCTCACCGACGGCGTGGCCACCGCGTCGTTCACCAGCGTCGAACCCGCGGTCGAGGAGCTGCCGGACGCGACGCTCAGCGAGGTCCTCGACCTGCTGGGGCTGCGGCGGGCGGACCTCGACGCGGACCACCCGCCGCGCCTCGCGGCCGCCGGGAACCCGCACCCGGTCCTGGTGCTGCGGGACGGTCCGACGTTCGACGGGTTCCGGTTCGACCCCGTGCGGGCCCGGCAGGTGCTGGACGCGCACGGCTGGCCGGCCACCGTCAGCGTCCTGCACCGCCGCGAACCCGGGGTGTTCGAGGCCCGGAACCTCTTCCCCGTCGGCGGCATCGCCGAGGATCCCGCGACGGGGTCGGCCGCGGCGGCGTTCGGGGGCTACCTGCGGGCACTGGGTCTGGTGCACCCGCCGGAACGCGTCACGATCCACCAGGGCCGGCACGTCGGACGTCCCGGCGTGCTCACCGTCGACGTCCCCGCCACCGGCGGCATCGTCGTCACGGGGTCCGCGGTGCCCATCGCGTGA
- a CDS encoding carbohydrate ABC transporter permease, whose protein sequence is MAVTLPTGTSTGSRNRPDGVTVARRGLRSWWPQYLAITPFYVIFLVFGLLPILFSIYLSFTDWDGISQIKFVGLQQYNYLIHDTRFWNAVGNTLIIWVISTVPMLFIALVMAFLLHQNIRLKGFYRVAFFVPNVTSMVAMAIVFGSVFSDSFGIVNSALTALGLPTVAWLSTGWGIKVTLAMLVIWRWTGYNAILYLAALQAVPSDLYDAAKVDGAGFWRTFFSVTIPMLRPVILFTVITSTIGGLGLFTEPQILFGAANGNGTVGGVNEAGMTIVLYQYNQAFSQLDFGYGSAIAWALFILAAVFAIINWRLLRDRDTIPAPKRTRKAGR, encoded by the coding sequence ATGGCCGTCACCCTGCCGACCGGCACGTCGACCGGTTCCCGGAACCGTCCCGACGGCGTCACCGTCGCCCGTCGCGGGCTGCGCTCCTGGTGGCCGCAGTACCTCGCGATCACCCCGTTCTACGTGATCTTCCTGGTCTTCGGCCTGCTGCCGATCCTGTTCTCGATCTACCTGTCGTTCACCGACTGGGACGGGATCAGCCAGATCAAGTTCGTCGGCCTCCAGCAGTACAACTACCTGATCCACGACACCCGGTTCTGGAACGCGGTGGGCAACACCCTGATCATCTGGGTCATCTCCACCGTCCCGATGCTGTTCATCGCGCTGGTGATGGCGTTCCTGCTGCACCAGAACATCCGCCTCAAGGGCTTCTACCGGGTGGCGTTCTTCGTCCCCAACGTCACGAGCATGGTCGCCATGGCGATCGTCTTCGGGTCGGTTTTCTCCGACAGCTTCGGCATCGTCAACTCGGCCCTCACGGCCCTGGGCCTGCCGACGGTGGCCTGGTTGTCCACCGGGTGGGGCATCAAGGTGACGCTGGCGATGCTCGTCATCTGGCGCTGGACCGGGTACAACGCGATCCTCTACCTGGCTGCGCTGCAGGCCGTCCCCAGCGACCTCTACGACGCCGCGAAGGTCGACGGCGCCGGGTTCTGGCGCACGTTCTTCTCGGTGACGATCCCGATGCTGCGACCGGTGATCCTCTTCACCGTCATCACCTCGACCATCGGCGGGCTGGGACTGTTCACCGAACCACAGATCCTCTTCGGCGCGGCCAACGGCAACGGCACCGTCGGCGGGGTCAACGAGGCCGGCATGACCATCGTCCTCTACCAGTACAACCAGGCGTTCTCCCAGCTCGACTTCGGCTACGGGTCGGCCATCGCGTGGGCGCTGTTCATCCTCGCGGCCGTGTTCGCGATCATCAACTGGCGACTGCTGCGGGACCGGGACACCATCCCCGCCCCCAAGCGCACGAGGAAGGCGGGACGATGA
- a CDS encoding amino acid ABC transporter permease gives MDQSTLDLLKDSLVPFASGLVRGTIPLTLASFPIGLVLALLLALMRLSSVRVLQGISRLYVSIIRGTPLLVQLLIIYYALPEFGITWDPFPSAVVAFSLNVGGYASEVIRSAILSVPKGQTEAALTIGMSYPTTMRRIVLPQAARVAVPPLSNTLISLVKDTSLASTIQVADIMRKAAEIAGPTYQFFTLYALAAAYYWVVCLVLSFGQSRVETRLNRFVAR, from the coding sequence GTGGACCAGAGCACCCTGGACCTGTTGAAGGACTCCCTCGTCCCCTTCGCGAGCGGTCTGGTCAGGGGGACCATCCCCCTCACCCTCGCCAGCTTCCCGATCGGACTCGTCCTCGCCCTGCTGCTGGCCCTGATGCGGCTCTCCAGCGTGCGTGTCCTGCAGGGAATCTCACGGCTCTACGTCTCGATCATCCGCGGAACCCCACTCCTGGTGCAGCTGCTCATCATCTACTACGCCCTGCCGGAGTTCGGGATCACGTGGGACCCCTTCCCCAGCGCCGTCGTCGCCTTCAGCCTCAACGTCGGCGGCTACGCCTCGGAGGTCATCCGCTCGGCGATCCTGTCGGTGCCCAAGGGCCAGACCGAGGCGGCGCTGACCATCGGGATGAGCTATCCGACGACGATGCGGCGGATCGTCCTGCCGCAGGCAGCGCGGGTCGCGGTGCCTCCGTTGTCGAACACCCTCATCTCGCTCGTCAAGGACACCTCCCTGGCCTCGACCATCCAGGTGGCCGACATCATGCGCAAGGCGGCCGAGATCGCGGGGCCCACGTACCAGTTCTTCACGCTGTACGCCCTGGCGGCCGCCTACTACTGGGTGGTCTGCCTGGTGTTGTCCTTCGGTCAGTCCCGCGTCGAGACGCGGCTGAACAGGTTCGTGGCGAGGTGA
- a CDS encoding amino acid ABC transporter ATP-binding protein, producing the protein MSDVSPLLEVRGLHKSFGDHHVLRGIDAHVAPGSVTVLIGPSGSGKTTVLRSLNALEVPDAGTVRIGDVSVEFSPALRGRALQRATTRLRAQSGMVFQSHNLFPHLSVLQNVIEGPVLVQRRPPEEARAEGLALLERVGLSEKADQHPYQLSGGQQQRVGIARALAIRPQVVLFDEPTSALDPELVGEVLAVMKDLAGEGWTMVVVTHEMRFASQVADQVLFLDGGVIVEQGPPSAVLENPREDRTRRFLQRLINPI; encoded by the coding sequence GTGAGCGACGTGAGTCCCCTGTTGGAGGTCCGCGGACTGCACAAGTCCTTCGGCGACCACCACGTGCTGCGCGGGATCGACGCCCACGTCGCCCCGGGTTCCGTGACCGTTCTCATCGGCCCCTCGGGTTCGGGCAAGACCACCGTGCTGCGTTCCCTCAACGCGCTCGAGGTGCCCGACGCGGGGACCGTGCGCATCGGCGACGTCAGCGTGGAGTTCTCCCCCGCGCTGCGCGGGCGGGCGTTGCAGCGGGCCACCACGCGGTTGCGCGCCCAGAGCGGCATGGTCTTCCAGAGCCACAACCTGTTCCCGCACCTGTCCGTGCTGCAGAACGTCATCGAGGGCCCGGTCCTGGTCCAGCGTCGCCCGCCGGAGGAGGCCCGGGCCGAGGGTCTCGCCCTGCTGGAACGCGTCGGCCTGTCCGAGAAGGCCGACCAGCACCCCTACCAGCTGTCGGGTGGTCAGCAGCAGCGCGTCGGGATCGCCCGGGCCCTGGCGATCCGGCCACAGGTCGTGCTCTTCGACGAACCCACGTCCGCGCTCGACCCGGAACTCGTCGGGGAGGTGCTGGCCGTCATGAAGGACCTCGCCGGTGAGGGCTGGACGATGGTCGTCGTCACCCACGAGATGCGGTTCGCGTCCCAGGTGGCCGACCAGGTGCTGTTCCTCGACGGTGGCGTCATCGTCGAACAGGGTCCCCCGTCGGCGGTCCTGGAGAACCCTCGCGAGGACCGCACCCGCCGGTTCCTGCAACGCCTGATCAACCCGATCTGA